The Candidatus Saccharimonadia bacterium genomic interval TCCATCACAAACACCGCCGCAATAATCGGAAACACCACCACCGTATTCGTGAGCATCACGATCACGCCTAGCGCCGTACCCAAAGCAAACGCTCCCGAATCACCCATAAAAAACCGCGCCGGATAGATATTAAACCACGTAAACGTCAGCAGCGCGCCCACCACCGTTGCACAAAACCCCGCTATCCCGTAGCTACCCTGAAAATATGCAATCACGGCATACACACCGTACGCCGTCGACAACAATCCACCCGAGAGCCCATCGAGGCCATCGGTGATATTCACCGCGTTGGCCGTCGACACCACCAGCACGATAAACAACGGAATATAGAGCCAACCGATACTAAAGTCCCCCACCGCCGGCAGATGAATCATGTTGTAGCCAAGCTTGTAGTAAAAATACAGCCCGCCCACGAGCGCCAAGCCAAAGATCAGGCTAAACTTTATCGTCGCGCGCATCCCCGCTACCCCCAGCTTCGTGCCGCTAGCCCGAATATTGAGGTAGTCATCAAAGAGGCCCACAAGCCCCGCCGCCACCAGCACAAACAACGGCAGCCACGTCTGGCTGCGCGAAAAATTAAGCAGCAGCGTAACGAGCGCAATCGCCACAATCGTCACCACGCCGCCC includes:
- the mraY gene encoding phospho-N-acetylmuramoyl-pentapeptide-transferase; this encodes MSFLPTINFIHAQEVTSLSRIGILAFGSFVLSMALTPVYTRLAFKYKFWKQQRTEAVTGEKAPVYAKLHAAKHKGNIPTMGGVVTIVAIALVTLLLNFSRSQTWLPLFVLVAAGLVGLFDDYLNIRASGTKLGVAGMRATIKFSLIFGLALVGGLYFYYKLGYNMIHLPAVGDFSIGWLYIPLFIVLVVSTANAVNITDGLDGLSGGLLSTAYGVYAVIAYFQGSYGIAGFCATVVGALLTFTWFNIYPARFFMGDSGAFALGTALGVIVMLTNTVVVFPIIAAVFVMEAGSSVVQILSKKFRGKKVFVSAPLHHHLEAIGWPETKVTMRLWVIGQVVGALGLVLALLGNKVS